In a single window of the Penaeus chinensis breed Huanghai No. 1 chromosome 4, ASM1920278v2, whole genome shotgun sequence genome:
- the LOC125047481 gene encoding solute carrier organic anion transporter family member 74D-like, producing MQGMFFTYTVSVISTIEKRFKLTSKESGAFLSGNDISQVILAMFLGYYGNFGHRPRWMGVGVMFAAASCFIALLPHLLYGPGQEAIDLAEASSSVATTLLANVSSVATQKNKNDLCFSPYESTCTDEDAGNYSYYGAVVIFFISQFFVGIAISVFFTIGVTYLDDNISKKTYPIYYAATLLLRILGPVLGYLMGGNFLSMWIDPTKKPNLTRRDPRWLGAWWLGFLVLGCVLAVLGNLLFLFPRKLPATLRREARAILKQAQKDSEEGENRGVEFFVKKAKAKKVERKPTLANLKKALKRIFTNKIWIANLFNTTTYILAVSGYWSFKPKYLENQFRKSAAEANYYTGVTSLASVVIGTGLGGAVMRWARPSPRFVTGYNIFVTLFVCAGFTSLMFIGCPKLEIVGPVDGSPLPGCSSNCGCSDRFSPMCSEDQTTLFYSPCYAGCTAIDTSVSPIVYSDCSCISNTTIPLTASHNATGDTTAVPFGSGVSGYCPEPCDSFFYYLIIKIIISTVTATGRVGSSVINLRCVEDEDKGLALGVVTVFISLFGLIPSPIMLGAVIDSACLVWDTSCGMTGNCWLYDSDAFRTILHLVPAVIVFISVIGDIVVFHYSRQLDLYGEREEELHLEDLKDQTEESKPLNAAKGDGGFEMGLQ from the exons ATGCAAGGCATGTTCTTCACCTACACCGTCTCTGTTATCTCTACAATCGAGAAAAGGTTCAAGCTCACAAGCAAGGAGTCGG GTGCCTTCCTCTCGGGAAACGACATATCCCAGGTCATCTTGGCCATGTTCCTGGGCTATTATGGCAACTTCGGCCACCGACCACGCtggatgggcgtgggcgtgatgtTCGCAGCAGCATCGTGCTTCATAGcgctcctccctcatctcctgtATGGGCCCGGCCAGGAGGCCATAGATCTCGCTGAGGCTTCGAGCTCGGTCGCAACCACACTCCTGGCAAATGTTTCAAGCGTTGCGACTCAGAAAA ATAAGAACGATCTCTGTTTCTCGCCGTACGAGAGCACGTGTACCGACGAGGACGCGGGAAATTATTCTTACTATGGCGCGGttgtcatcttcttcatctcgcAGTTCTTCGTGGGCATCGCCATCAGCGTGTTCTTCACCATCGGAGTCACGTATCTCGATGACAACATTAGCAAGAAGACCTACCCCATATATTACG CGGCTACATTGCTCCTGAGGATCCTGGGCCCGGTGCTCGGCTACCTCATGGGTGGGAATTTCCTTTCCATGTGGATCGACCCGACGAAGAAGCCGAACCTGACGCGGCGGGACCCACGGTGGCTCGGCGCCTGGTGGCTGG GATTCCtagtgttggggtgtgtgttggcGGTGCTGGGGAATCTTTTGTTTCTGTTCCCACGGAAATTACCCGCGACACTGCGACGGGAAGCGAGGGCCATCCTGAAGCAGGCACAGAAGGACTCTGAAGAAGGAGAGAACCGAGGAGTGGAATTCTTCGTCAAAAAGGCCAAGGCTAAGAAAGTGGAAAGGAAACCCACGCTTGCAA ATCTTAAGAAGGCCCTAAAGCGAATATTCACCAACAAAATCTGGATCGCGAATCTCTTCAACACCACCACCTACATTCTCGCCGTCTCGGGCTACTGGAGCTTCAAGCCCAAGTACCTCGAGAACCAGTTTAGGAAGAGCGCCGCGGAAGCCAACTACTACACGG GCGTCACGAGTCTGGCGTCCGTGGTCATCGGCACTGGTCTCGGCGGGGCGGTGATGAGATGGGCCAGACCGAGTCCCAGGTTCGTCACAGGATACAATATCTTCGTCACGCTGTTTGTGTGCGCTGGCTTCACTTCCCTTATGTTCATCGGCTGTCCCAAATTAGAGATTGTCGGGCCCGTTGATGG GTCGCCATTACCCGGGTGTTCGTCCAACTGCGGGTGTTCGGACAGATTCTCGCCCATGTGCTCCGAGGATCAAACTACACTCTTCTACTCTCCTTGCTACGCTGGTTGTACAGCAATCGACACCTCCGTTAGTCCAATC GTTTATAGTGACTGCAGTTGCATCTCGAACACAACGATCCCTTTAACGGCCTCACATAATGCAACGGGAGACACG ACCGCCGTGCCGTTCGGGAGCGGGGTGAGCGGCTACTGCCCTGAGCCCTGTGACTCCTTCTTCTATTACctcatcatcaagatcatcatcagcACCGTCACAGCCACCGGCAGAGTGGGCAGCAGTGTCATCAATCTACG CTGTGTCGAGGATGAAGACAAAGGTTTGGCCCTCGGAGTAGTGACCGTCTTCATCAGCCTCTTCGGTCTCATCCCTTCGCCCATAATGTTAGGCGCCGTAATAG ACTCAGCGTGCCTCGTGTGGGATACGTCGTGTGGAATGACAGGAAACTGCTGGCTGTATGACTCCGATGCTTTCAGAACTATACTGCACTTAGTCCCTGCCG TGATCGTCTTCATCTCTGTCATCGGTGACATCGTCGTGTTCCACTACAGTCGTCAGCTGGACCTGtacggcgagagggaggaggaactgCACCTGGAGGACCTCAAGGACCAGACCGAGGAATCGAAACCCTTGAATGCGGCGAAAGGGGACGGCGGTTTCGAGATGGGTCTGCAGTGA